TCTCTTTGCCGATACGGAATCACCCTGGCCGCATCCGCCGTTCCGGGGGGATCCAACATGTACGGAACTACGATTGCAAATGTGCTGGGGTGTGCATTACTAGGTGGAGTAACCGCCCTTCAGATCAGCGATTCGGAGGCAATGGAGCGCATTACGCTCGCTGTCCGAGTCGGTTTCCTGGGCTCCTTAACCACATTTTCGACCTTCGCCGCTGAGTCCGCTGCGATGGCAGAAGAAGGCCAGTGGGGGCCGACAACTGGCTATGTGCTAGCAAATCTGGTTCTCGGATGGACCGCACTAATGGCTGCCTCCAGCCTGGTCAAAGGATGGGCCTAATGAACAAACAAAATTGCCAGATTTCGATGCGACAACTGCCGATCAACCGCCCCCCTTTGGTGACTTTGATTTTCATCACAGTTTTTTTTCTGTGTATCGCTTCGGCTGGCCAACGCTGCCAGGCCCAAAATTGGATGGGAATTGGAACGGCGCGAGATGCCCCGAGCGGATCGAACCCGGCCTACCTGGGTGGACTATGGCCCCTGACAGATGCTCCATCGCTAAAACCGATTCCCACAGCGGCGACTGAGCGAGAACTTCCCACTGCTCTTTGGACGCCGCACTACTGCGACAGCGAGAACTTGCGTGAATCAGCAACGATCCATTGCCTGCGTTTCAACCAGAAAGGTATTGGAATCGCGGTCGGTGACCACGGCCTGATGCTTCGCAGTATCGATAATGGTGCCACCTGGGATTCGATCGTCAGCGAAATTGAATGTTCGCTGAGCGACGTCTTTTGGGTTGATGCCAATCGACTGGTCGCTGTCGGTGGAGGCGCTGATCCGATCACCGGGGTGTCTCGCGGAGTAGTGCTGACCAGTCGCGATGGTGGCCAAACCTGGACGCAATCTCTCGTTGAAGACCTACCGAGATTCTGGTCACTGCAGTTCGAATCTGAATACCAGGATCGCGGAGCTCCCAACCCAGCCGATCGAACAGCCTCGATCATTGCCCTAGGAGATGTCGATCCTGTTACTGGGAACCACGTCTTCGTTTCGCACGACGCCGGAAAAACTTGGCAAGGGATCGAAGCCAACGAATCCAAAGAAGTAGCACAGCCCGGCAGGTTCGATCACATCACCATGGAACGATGCCGCCGCTGGCGTGAACTGATCGGCCAACCCTGCCTGATTCGTATGTCGTGCAAGATTGACGCTCAAACTTTTTTATGTGCTGGTGACCACGGCAACCTATATCGTTCAACGGACGGTGGAAAGACTTGGAACTCCGTTCGGCAAACCGGTCAGTGCGGACTGCTGGTTATTGCAAAGGACGCGTCATCGATTCCTTGGTCCATGATCGGTCGCCAAACGCTAGAGGAACGCTTGCGGTGCAACATCCTGGTCGCGACAAGTGATCGTGGAATTCCTCCAAGCCTTCGACAGTCGGCGATGAATCTAGGGGTCGCTTCAGTCGAATGCCTCGACGCAGCGACTGACCTGCACAATGATGAAGTCTCGCGCATCTTGGAAATTTTCGATGCACCTGTCATTGCGATCGACAGTCGACTGAGTCAAACGACTCGGAAACAAATCCGTTTACAAGCTGCCCAAGGCCGTACCAGCAAGGTTATTGAGTTCTCGTCCGATGGTGCCGGTGAAATGCTCCTTCATCGCAACGCGTTGCTTTCGGACTCCGGCACGATCGCTAATGATTTTGAAATCGATAGCCAACTCTGGTCAGGCAACTGCTCGATCGAATCCGACGATCAACGTCTTGGGCAGGGCATCTATATCAATACGGTCTACAGCACCAGTAGCCAGCAAATCCGCAGTGACGATTTGTCGTCTGGAGTTCAGATTGATAGCCAATGCCGCCTCCCTAAACGCGAATCGACAGCCAGCCGACATCGGCAGCAAGTTGTCCAAGGCCGACTTCGCCAACAAGAGCGACTGACAAGCCTACTCGCACAAACACAACGTTCCCCCGCTTGGTTTGCGGACTCCTTCAATCGCTTACTCGATCAAACAAGTCGTCATGATCGCTTTCGACTTGCTTGGTCACTTGCCGCTCAAGCGAGACGCCATCCGCACCTGTCGACCGTACTGAAGGTGATTGAAAACCGCTTTCCACAAACGTCTGCGGGACAGCTTGCAGGCACCTACGCGAGGACTCGCGAAAGCAGTGTCGAATGGAACTACTGGCGTGGCATTAGCTCGGTAAAGCCTTCAATGCCCCAAGCCATCGACGCCCCCATTCCTCAAGACAGCGAAATCCTACCCTCAGGATCGGGCCACGCGAATATCGTTTCACCATTCCAGTCCATGCCCACAGACGAACCTGCAGCCCGATCCGCAGTGATCCAAACTTCGGCTTTGGTTCCGGTGGACGAAACAACCTTGCCGCGAACCGGTTCCCAGGAACTGGACCTCGCATGGGAAGT
This is a stretch of genomic DNA from Stieleria sp. JC731. It encodes these proteins:
- a CDS encoding fluoride efflux transporter FluC, whose protein sequence is MTTWFNLLAIAFAGATGSLCRYGITLAASAVPGGSNMYGTTIANVLGCALLGGVTALQISDSEAMERITLAVRVGFLGSLTTFSTFAAESAAMAEEGQWGPTTGYVLANLVLGWTALMAASSLVKGWA